The Aerococcus loyolae genome contains the following window.
GATTGGTAATGAACACTTGGATCTTTTATCCAAGATTGCAGTTGTATGTTCAGATATGGACAGTGTTGTACGCTTAGTCAATGCAACAAGTGCCCAAGAAATTATTGCTATTTTTGAGGAGGCAGAAGTTTAATGAAAGCTGTACATTTTGGCGCGGGGAATATCGGACGTGGTTTTATTGGTGAAGTATTAGTTGCCAATGGTTTTACCGTTGATTTTGTGGATGTGAATGAAACGATCGTGGATGCCTTGAACGAGCGGGGATCCTACCAAATTGGTTATGCGGCACCGGGAGAAGAAAAAATTGATATTTCTGGTGTAAAAGCTATTAATAATGGGAAAAATCCTGAAGCCGTGGTTCAAGCCATTCAGGAAGCAAATATTATTACCACCGCGATTGGCCCTAATATCCTTCCCTATATTGCTGAATTAATTGCCCTAGGCTTACAAGCACGTCGCCAAGCTGGGGTTAGCCAACCTATTGATGTCATTGCTTGTGAAAACATGATTGGGGGGACCGATTTCTTACACCAAGAAGTCGATAAGTACCTGACCGATCAAGATCAAGACTATGTTGATCGCTATGTTGGTTTTCCTAATGCAGCTGTCGACCGGATTGTCCCTGAGCAACACCATGAGGATGTCCTCTTTGTGAGTGTAGAACCCTTCAAAGAATGGGTGGTTGACCAAACCCAATCCAAGGCGAAGAACATTCGCTTAGACGGGGTCCTCTATGTGGATGACCTCGAACCTTACATTGAACGGAAGTTATTCTCGGTCAATACTGGCCATGCTTCCGTAGCTTATTCCGGAGCAGCTAAGGGCTATCAAACCATTGGCCAAGCCTTAGAAGATGAGGTCATTTTAGAACGTTTGAAAGCAGTCCTAAAAGAAACCAGCAGCTTGTTAATTGCCAAGTGGAACTTTAAGGAAGCGGATATGGCCGCCTACCGGAAAAAAATTGTTGAACGTTTCCAAAATCCAATGATTGTTGACCAAGTCAATCGGGTGGGTCGGACACCGATCCGTAAGTTGGGTTATAATGAACGCTTTATCCGTCCAATCCGTGAATTAAAGGAACAGGGCTTAGACTATAGCAATCTACTAGCAGTGGTTGGCCTAGCCTTTAACTTTGATAATCCCCAAGACGACCAAAGTGTAGCCTTACAAGAAAAATTACAAAAGCAAAGCCTAGAAGAAGTCATCCAAGATGTCACTGGCTTGAATGATACGGACTTAATTCATGAAATTAAAGCCGCAGTTGAAGCCGCTAAATAATTTCTGCAAAAACGTCAAACAAAAAGAGGTCAGGAAAAATATCCTGACCTCTTTTGTTTGAACAATTTTAAAAGATTAAGCCGCTCTTGCTTAATGGAAATGATGTTTCATTTTCTCTTGAATGATTTGGTCTTCTTTGCGTTGTTCCTGGCGGATCTTGCGGCGGGAGCCATAACCAGCGCAGATGTAGCGTTCTTCATCGGTTTCTGGTTGAATTTTGGGCATGGTAAAATCTTCATCTTCTTTTGGAGTAGCGACAAAGGTTAAGAAAGAGGTTGCGCCAATGAATTTCCGGTTTTCCTGATAATTTTCACCAATCACTTTGACAAAGACTTCCAAGCTGCGATGACCGGTCCCAGTGACATAACACTCGATGCGGACAATCTCCCCTAATTTAAAGGGGCTAATGAAGTTCATATTGTCCAAGGAGGCTGTTACCCCAGAACAGCGGGTGGCCTTATGGGCAGCTAGACTAGCCACATTGTCGATTAAATAAAGTAACTCCCCACCATAGAGGTTTCCAGCTGGGTTAGTATGGGCAGGTAAAATTAACATTTCATGGACAACTAGTGTGTCTTTACAATTAAGGACTAAATCCTTTGTTTCGTTTTCCATAGTGACATCCTACTTTC
Protein-coding sequences here:
- a CDS encoding acyl-CoA thioesterase, which translates into the protein MENETKDLVLNCKDTLVVHEMLILPAHTNPAGNLYGGELLYLIDNVASLAAHKATRCSGVTASLDNMNFISPFKLGEIVRIECYVTGTGHRSLEVFVKVIGENYQENRKFIGATSFLTFVATPKEDEDFTMPKIQPETDEERYICAGYGSRRKIRQEQRKEDQIIQEKMKHHFH
- a CDS encoding mannitol-1-phosphate 5-dehydrogenase, whose product is MKAVHFGAGNIGRGFIGEVLVANGFTVDFVDVNETIVDALNERGSYQIGYAAPGEEKIDISGVKAINNGKNPEAVVQAIQEANIITTAIGPNILPYIAELIALGLQARRQAGVSQPIDVIACENMIGGTDFLHQEVDKYLTDQDQDYVDRYVGFPNAAVDRIVPEQHHEDVLFVSVEPFKEWVVDQTQSKAKNIRLDGVLYVDDLEPYIERKLFSVNTGHASVAYSGAAKGYQTIGQALEDEVILERLKAVLKETSSLLIAKWNFKEADMAAYRKKIVERFQNPMIVDQVNRVGRTPIRKLGYNERFIRPIRELKEQGLDYSNLLAVVGLAFNFDNPQDDQSVALQEKLQKQSLEEVIQDVTGLNDTDLIHEIKAAVEAAK